One window of Robiginitalea biformata HTCC2501 genomic DNA carries:
- a CDS encoding aspartyl protease family protein — protein MKLVRYARIGLLLGIVLCCFRGAAQHYQLLDGRKKSPKIPFELVNNLMIIPLEVNGTPLRFILDTGVNKPILFNVADQDSIELRNVAKIQIRGLGTGDPIDALRSTGNIFKLKGLVNPGQQLYVVLDREMNFSPSLGITIHGIIGYDLFRDHVVEVNYGRKFIRFHNPATYRHRNRSREVTVPITIDRNKAYVSGGVTLEDGEELDVKLLMDTGSSDALWLFRDDDEGLYIPEKHYEDYLGKGLSGTIYGKRTKVKQIRVGDFVLNDAKAAFPYLDSFRALPNLGDRDGSIGGELLKRFNMVFNYPSGELTLKPNAHFRDPFHFNLAGIELEHAGVRYIAERITDSRGVVQQDEEDTFGTVQILTSQRTRLSLVPEIVVSAIRAGSPAEEVGLRQGDVILAVNGKSVHRYKLQEIMKMINEKKGKRIRLLIERYNRDLLFSFTLRELFE, from the coding sequence GGGATAGTACTCTGCTGTTTCCGGGGGGCGGCGCAGCATTACCAGTTGCTGGACGGCCGGAAAAAAAGCCCGAAGATCCCATTCGAATTGGTGAATAACCTGATGATTATCCCCCTTGAAGTCAACGGGACCCCGCTGCGTTTTATCCTGGACACGGGCGTGAACAAACCCATCCTCTTCAACGTTGCCGACCAGGACTCCATAGAGCTCCGAAATGTTGCCAAAATCCAGATCCGCGGTTTGGGAACGGGCGACCCTATCGACGCGTTGCGTTCCACCGGCAATATTTTCAAATTAAAGGGTCTGGTAAATCCCGGCCAGCAGTTGTACGTGGTGCTGGACAGGGAAATGAATTTTTCGCCTTCCCTGGGCATTACCATCCACGGAATCATCGGGTACGACCTGTTCCGGGACCACGTGGTGGAAGTCAATTACGGCAGGAAGTTCATCCGGTTTCACAACCCGGCCACCTACAGGCACAGGAACCGGTCGCGGGAGGTAACCGTCCCGATCACCATCGACAGGAACAAGGCCTATGTCAGCGGGGGCGTCACCCTGGAAGACGGGGAGGAACTGGATGTCAAGCTCCTGATGGACACCGGGAGCAGCGATGCGCTCTGGTTGTTCCGGGATGACGACGAAGGGCTCTACATACCGGAAAAACATTACGAAGATTACCTGGGCAAAGGGCTGAGCGGTACCATCTACGGGAAACGGACCAAGGTCAAACAAATCCGGGTCGGCGACTTTGTCCTCAACGACGCAAAAGCGGCCTTCCCCTACCTGGATTCTTTCAGGGCACTCCCAAACCTGGGTGACCGGGATGGCAGTATCGGCGGGGAGTTGCTCAAACGCTTCAACATGGTGTTCAACTACCCGAGCGGGGAGCTGACTCTCAAACCGAATGCGCATTTCCGCGACCCCTTCCATTTCAACCTGGCGGGGATTGAACTCGAGCACGCCGGGGTCCGCTATATCGCCGAACGCATTACAGATTCGCGGGGCGTGGTGCAGCAGGATGAAGAAGACACCTTTGGTACGGTCCAGATACTGACTTCCCAGAGAACCCGCCTGAGCCTGGTGCCCGAGATCGTCGTTTCCGCCATCCGTGCCGGCAGTCCGGCCGAGGAAGTTGGCCTCCGGCAGGGAGATGTGATCCTGGCGGTGAACGGCAAGTCCGTGCACCGATACAAGTTGCAGGAAATCATGAAGATGATCAACGAGAAGAAGGGGAAGCGGATCCGGTTGCTCATTGAGCGCTACAACCGGGACCTGCTATTTTCCTTTACCCTGAGGGAACTCTTTGAATAG